A genome region from Trichocoleus sp. includes the following:
- a CDS encoding PP2C family serine/threonine-protein phosphatase: MNSLSMQIQCPNPECLYPTNSMGQEVCDRCQTPLLYRHLWAVGQEAAQISVGTTIGGRYAVLHPQIWLDSQPGLPPDLLDDRPDTAQPYLTLYPYRLHLPGLYGFYAQGKTRSPIFLLDHVPIDAQGNLLPAIETQWSTAAPARQLYWLWQILQLWQPLSEAGVARSLLSAPNLRVEGWLVRLCELIDDEAGEQPREQDVETETSQPSLKDLATLWLFWLGEAQPQIREALREVCQQMQAIGHQETGYQTVANQLNALLLEQAAQLPLKLTIAGATVTGPQRTHNEDVCYPDQFQLPTNDGLMPYVGIVCDGIGGHEGGEVASQLALRSLQSLLRTLLIELANQDEPLPPPVICDQLISVVRIVNNQISAQNDAQGRELRQRMGTTLVMALQIPQKIPNAIGTSHELYLVHVGDSRAYWLTSENCQLLTVDDDVIGREVRLGRSLYQEASLRSDAGALIQALGTRDADTLHINVQRFIVEEDGLLLLCSDGLSDNQRVEQAWESITSQVIKGKLSLEEAVQAWVTVADEQNGHDNASIVLMHCQVNRSPHVYESRPAKSEPQIPPLPDNSEETELTESARALLYDEYSDAPQEPARRKSSRTWTVAIGLASLLFIAGVVGMTIWRQLDPTGFQQTWERVFGASERD, translated from the coding sequence ATGAACAGTCTATCCATGCAAATCCAATGTCCTAATCCGGAATGCCTGTACCCTACTAACTCCATGGGGCAGGAAGTGTGCGATCGCTGTCAGACGCCCCTGCTTTACCGTCACCTTTGGGCAGTAGGACAGGAAGCCGCCCAAATTTCAGTTGGGACAACCATAGGCGGCAGATATGCAGTTCTTCATCCCCAAATTTGGCTGGATAGTCAACCGGGACTCCCGCCCGATCTACTAGACGATCGCCCAGACACCGCCCAGCCCTATCTGACCCTCTACCCCTATCGGCTTCATCTGCCGGGGCTCTACGGCTTCTACGCCCAAGGCAAAACCCGATCGCCCATTTTCCTGCTCGATCATGTGCCAATCGACGCGCAAGGAAATCTACTGCCTGCGATCGAAACACAGTGGTCAACCGCCGCGCCTGCCCGTCAACTCTATTGGCTCTGGCAAATCCTCCAACTCTGGCAACCGCTCTCTGAAGCCGGAGTTGCTCGTAGTCTGCTCAGTGCCCCAAATTTGCGGGTTGAAGGATGGCTGGTGCGCTTATGTGAATTGATTGACGACGAAGCAGGCGAACAGCCGAGGGAACAGGACGTAGAAACAGAAACTTCTCAGCCCTCTCTCAAAGACCTGGCTACGCTCTGGTTGTTCTGGCTTGGTGAGGCACAGCCGCAAATTCGAGAAGCATTGCGGGAGGTTTGTCAGCAGATGCAGGCGATCGGGCATCAGGAGACAGGTTATCAAACCGTTGCCAATCAACTCAATGCACTCTTGCTGGAACAGGCAGCACAACTGCCGCTTAAGTTAACGATTGCAGGGGCAACAGTAACAGGACCGCAGCGAACCCACAACGAGGATGTTTGCTACCCGGATCAGTTTCAGCTGCCAACGAATGACGGGCTAATGCCCTATGTGGGGATTGTTTGTGATGGAATTGGTGGGCATGAAGGGGGGGAAGTCGCCAGCCAGTTGGCATTACGATCGCTCCAGTCCCTGCTCCGAACATTACTGATTGAATTGGCAAATCAAGATGAGCCGCTGCCGCCTCCGGTCATTTGTGATCAGCTCATTTCAGTTGTGCGAATCGTCAATAATCAGATTTCTGCCCAAAATGATGCTCAGGGACGAGAGCTGCGGCAGCGCATGGGTACGACACTTGTCATGGCTCTGCAAATTCCCCAAAAAATTCCCAATGCAATTGGAACCAGTCATGAACTCTATCTTGTTCATGTGGGCGATAGCCGGGCTTATTGGCTGACGTCAGAAAATTGCCAGCTTTTGACGGTGGATGATGATGTGATTGGGCGAGAGGTGCGGCTAGGGCGGAGTCTTTATCAGGAGGCATCGCTGCGATCGGATGCAGGCGCACTTATTCAGGCACTTGGAACTCGCGATGCAGATACGCTGCATATCAACGTTCAGCGGTTCATTGTTGAGGAAGATGGGTTGCTGCTGCTCTGCTCTGATGGGCTAAGTGACAATCAGCGCGTTGAACAAGCCTGGGAATCAATCACATCCCAAGTGATCAAGGGCAAGCTGTCGCTAGAAGAAGCGGTGCAAGCCTGGGTAACGGTGGCAGATGAACAAAACGGACATGATAATGCGTCGATCGTCCTGATGCACTGTCAGGTGAATCGATCGCCCCACGTCTATGAATCCCGCCCTGCCAAGAGCGAACCCCAAATTCCCCCACTACCTGATAACAGCGAGGAAACTGAACTGACCGAATCTGCCAGGGCACTGCTCTACGACGAATATTCTGATGCCCCACAAGAACCTGCTAGACGCAAATCAAGCCGGACTTGGACAGTCGCTATTGGACTCGCTTCCCTTCTGTTCATCGCAGGCGTTGTTGGAATGACAATTTGGCGACAGCTTGACCCAACTGGTTTTCAGCAGACCTGGGAGCGAGTTTTTGGGGCATCAGAGCGCGACTAG
- a CDS encoding glutathione S-transferase family protein: MLELYQFELSHYCEKVRLILDYKGLPYRKIDVTPGIGQLDIFRLSGQRQVPVLKDGNETIADSTAIAFYLDQKYPDRPIIPTDPQQRALCLIMEEWADESIGMNSRKLLLGSLGQDPGFRSAVLPSSAPSLLKNLVESVPREAFDLLGLGGGFGADAVKSARKAMQQNLEALSLILSDKPYLITDHPTLADFAVAGLTMYAKFPIGAYLELPEALKGKGAADLISDPAYKPFWDWRDRLYADYRKLPLTASSASGSSTGPTSINID, from the coding sequence ATGCTGGAGCTATACCAGTTCGAGCTATCCCACTATTGCGAGAAAGTGCGGCTGATCCTGGATTACAAAGGACTGCCCTACCGCAAAATTGACGTAACCCCCGGTATTGGGCAACTTGATATTTTTCGCCTATCCGGGCAGCGACAGGTTCCGGTGCTCAAGGATGGTAACGAAACGATCGCTGATTCAACCGCAATTGCTTTTTACCTGGATCAGAAATATCCTGATCGTCCTATCATTCCAACGGATCCACAACAGCGAGCGCTCTGCCTGATCATGGAAGAATGGGCAGATGAATCGATCGGCATGAACTCTCGGAAGCTTTTACTCGGTTCGCTGGGCCAAGATCCTGGCTTTCGCAGTGCGGTTTTACCATCGTCTGCGCCAAGCTTGCTCAAGAATTTGGTGGAATCTGTGCCACGGGAAGCATTTGATCTGCTGGGTCTGGGCGGTGGATTCGGTGCCGATGCGGTGAAATCTGCTCGGAAAGCAATGCAGCAAAACTTAGAAGCATTGAGCCTTATTCTCAGCGACAAACCTTATCTGATTACTGACCATCCCACCCTGGCAGATTTTGCGGTTGCCGGACTGACCATGTACGCCAAGTTCCCGATCGGTGCGTATCTGGAACTGCCAGAGGCATTAAAGGGCAAAGGAGCGGCTGATCTGATTAGTGATCCTGCTTATAAACCCTTCTGGGATTGGCGCGATCGGCTCTACGCAGATTATCGGAAGCTACCACTGACAGCGAGTTCTGCTTCTGGTTCCTCGACAGGTCCAACTTCAATCAATATTGATTAG
- a CDS encoding SPFH domain-containing protein, with amino-acid sequence MEAFFAFVVLAFGGASLAGSVRIINQGNEALVERLGSYNRKLGPGLNFTAPFLDRIAYQGTIREKVLDIPPQTCITRDNVSIAVDAVVYWRIMDMEKAYYKVQDLQSAMVNLVLTQIRAEMGRLELDETFTARSEINELLLRDLDIATDPWGVKVTRVELRDIIPSKAVQESMELQMSAERRKRASILTSEGERESAVNSAKGKAEAQVLDAESQQKATILGAEAEQKAAILRAQAARQEQVLKAQATAEALQIIGKTLQSDPNAREALQFLMVQNYMDMGTKIGTSDSSKVMFVDPRNITATVETIRTMINDEGNGKA; translated from the coding sequence ATGGAAGCGTTTTTTGCCTTTGTGGTTTTGGCGTTTGGTGGCGCAAGTTTGGCAGGTTCAGTTCGCATTATCAATCAAGGAAATGAGGCACTGGTTGAGCGGCTTGGCAGCTATAACCGCAAACTGGGTCCGGGGTTGAATTTTACGGCTCCCTTCCTCGATCGCATTGCCTATCAGGGCACGATCCGGGAAAAGGTTCTGGATATTCCCCCGCAGACCTGTATCACAAGAGATAACGTGTCGATCGCTGTGGATGCAGTGGTTTACTGGCGGATTATGGACATGGAGAAAGCCTACTACAAGGTGCAAGATCTCCAATCGGCAATGGTGAATCTGGTTCTGACGCAAATTCGCGCCGAGATGGGCAGGCTTGAACTCGATGAAACTTTTACAGCGCGGTCTGAAATCAACGAGCTGTTGCTGCGCGATCTAGACATCGCCACTGACCCTTGGGGTGTAAAAGTGACTCGGGTCGAACTGCGAGATATCATCCCTTCCAAGGCAGTGCAGGAATCAATGGAACTGCAAATGTCGGCAGAGCGACGCAAGCGAGCATCCATTTTGACTTCTGAAGGAGAGCGAGAATCAGCAGTGAACTCTGCGAAAGGCAAAGCAGAAGCGCAAGTTCTGGATGCAGAGTCACAGCAAAAAGCCACAATCTTGGGAGCCGAAGCGGAACAAAAAGCTGCCATTCTTCGGGCTCAGGCTGCTCGTCAGGAACAGGTTTTGAAAGCACAGGCAACCGCTGAAGCCCTACAAATCATTGGCAAAACGCTGCAATCTGACCCCAATGCCCGTGAAGCGCTGCAATTTCTCATGGTGCAAAACTATATGGATATGGGCACTAAGATTGGCACAAGTGACAGCAGCAAAGTCATGTTCGTTGATCCGCGCAATATTACTGCGACTGTAGAAACCATTCGTACCATGATCAACGACGAAGGGAATGGCAAAGCCTAG
- a CDS encoding NfeD family protein, with product MSLSIPVLWLIAGVILCILEFILPTAFVELTMGISAIVVALLAQVIPQLSIQVILWLVLSVLLTVVLRRVMPKRMPRIIEDSREAKTLTEILPGQTGRVIYEGNSWQARCGDEHLTIAPNQRVYVVDRQGTTLIVLPENLLRP from the coding sequence ATGTCTTTGAGCATTCCCGTACTATGGCTGATTGCAGGTGTAATTCTCTGCATTCTGGAGTTTATCTTGCCAACCGCTTTTGTTGAATTAACGATGGGCATCAGTGCCATTGTGGTGGCTTTATTAGCGCAAGTGATACCCCAGTTGAGTATTCAGGTGATTCTCTGGTTGGTGCTCTCGGTGTTGTTGACCGTTGTACTGCGTCGAGTTATGCCAAAACGAATGCCGCGCATTATTGAGGATTCGAGAGAGGCAAAGACCTTGACTGAAATTTTGCCCGGGCAAACGGGACGAGTGATTTATGAAGGGAATTCCTGGCAGGCTCGCTGTGGAGATGAGCATTTAACAATCGCACCAAATCAGAGAGTCTATGTAGTCGATCGCCAGGGGACAACGTTGATTGTGCTGCCAGAAAATTTATTGCGCCCCTAA